The Silene latifolia isolate original U9 population chromosome Y, ASM4854445v1, whole genome shotgun sequence sequence ATGTCAAAAAATGACCCACTTGAGTCGGTTCTATTTTATTCCGTAAATTTCACATAACTTAAATTATTCATTATTGCTTatcatattttatttaaccggcatgttaaattatgaaagtggaatatttaataatataatacaagtatgagatatttattataaataagtacttgtaagagtcgtattcttgataatgtcttgtatggttcggttgtgagagtcttggtcttatcggatactagaggtgagctataagccctctagttgcgatatgatcgtcagaATTGATGTTCTTATCTATACGTATGGTGAGATGTAACCCATAACTATGAATGTGACACTAGTGATTCCGTGGTGTAATCTTGTTTATCCGTGAAATATGACATTCTATCATGTTTATATTTGTAtcatcattcttactcttattgtgactcaagtgtgacgttttacattatGTGACGACTTGACTTTGCTTATTTACCCTTTCGGACCTTTAGTTACGGATATGTGTGctatgtttccggattgggttatccttccgcctcttcggacctttggttacggttaggtgccatgtttccgatttggggttactcgacctttggttacggtctgtgtgccatgtttcgagtcttggatgtggataggtcaccgcatttcgaatcgggtgtcgtccatcctgAGAATCTAgttccaggtttagactaggactgtattattatcgtcgtcctaccaggaggattggagtctaggatgtagtcttgtgtgtagtatctcggacatgctttaaaaggtagcctctgagtcggatactcaGTCTACACTTTGTGTTtatcttacacttgttgagtcgtgtcaatatgagttggttgacttggttATTCTACGTTCTTGACTGCATATTTATTCTAATGCattatgcctatctcatcatGATTGTCAATTATATTctcttgttctttattgttcaaaTATgttgtatgatcaatatgtttaagtGCTTGTTTACCTgtatttcgacatattgtggctgggagaaccttgagttactccccactgactgtggcgttcatgtttacatgaatgacaggtggtgaagatgcttacgtggggaagacgtgtgggctagcgagaactaaacccttggaccttagttgctagtttagaaaccctttacTTGTTTATTCgggggatatcttttccccgctttcttgTCATTCGAGGgttatattttccctcaccttgactatcatgtttgtataaatttaaatctttatttccgcattctctatttatgttttggattttaacgaacccgcgctttaaactttaaaagtttcaaaaatttgcTAATTTCTGCataaatttattagttatattttccgctttatcgcgggggttCACACAACCGGTAACTTCTTCATGATCTGATAGGTCAACCCCTACTCAAACCGTAGTGCAAAGTTCTCCTAACTCAGCCTCATGTCCTCTGCATATCTCGACTTCTCGttaaacttatgatagtactcagccacagtcatATCCAAGGTCATCTTAAAagaatcaaactcctccctcagcttactacgaacaTTTTCTGGAACAAACTCCCTgcgcatagctctcttgaactcaaCCCATGGTATAGCTGACTTTCCCTGCTTCAGATAGAGATCTTGGGCACTCTCTCTcatcttgtcccaccactcacctgctgCATCTCTCAGGTAGAACGCATCTTGTTCCACCTTAAAGTCCTCGGGACAATGAACCACTCCaaagatattctccatctccctatgccaattgtcgagcaaaattggcgcaccAGTACCCATGTATTCCTTTGGGTTGAAGCGGGATATCTAGTGCTCATCTTATCAAAGTCTACCCCAGCATCTTTGTCTTTCCCAAACCTCTTTAGGGCCTCGGTAAGCgcatcttgatgctcaagcatcttggcaataTCGTCCAGACTCATCTCTTGAGCCCTATCATACATGGCAGACCTCTTTGGCagcatatctttgagctataagaggagagataaacgtaagcacatagcctacggctcaaagcatATACGAACTGTACAGCACTTACTTGATCAAGTAACTACACCCACTCGATCTAGTAgaggtcactcaatcgagtagcccacttactcgatcgagtacctcaacttCATAACCTGGCCAGAACATACAcaaaaaatcactcgatcgagtcacataattactcgatcgagtagcccccactcgatcgagtacacctcttACTTGATTGAGTTGCTCAAAACAACAGCTACTGCCAAACGTTGTCATATACCCACTCGATTGAGCTTAGCCCACTTGATCgagtccaccctactcgatcgagttactcccactcgatcgagtaatgctgaCTTTTCTAAATACTAGCATGCCTTAACTAAATAAATTCACAAAAAAGATATATGTATACAACATAAacattcctattcacatgttactataatcggcacattataaatcatccatcatgcAACATGTTTAATCACACATATTATCATATTCACCGACTTACCTTTTTCCACCACACTCTCCTTTCCACCACAATCATTAATCAAACATATTCATATAACATTAGTACACACATTGCGATCCCATGATACCCccttagtgaccggttcaaagttgtagggcaagttcgcgactttagagaatctcccaagtctttggattagctcctaacaactcctacccgggttcattttagtttgactctctaagtttattagattcattagttacaggttccaaaactggctcttataccactttgtaacactcccatactccaaggtgccttaccaagaccacctaatgcatggaagtgctaccatctcggttacccgaggtaatgtatatcaaattgacaatAAAAGAACGtattttaataaataagtttaaagtgatacataACACATTCCAAAACTGTCAaaagaaatacaactgttccaaatccaAAACTAACTAAAGTAAATGTAAAGTTTGACAACACGGCGGAAGACTCTAAACGACTCGTGATGACTCAATCCCAACTATCCCTTGCGCATCCATAtcgtacctgctcaataacttctcaccatcccagaatggatcaccacagtttttaaaacaattaaatggagtcagttactgattacacaatatacaGTAATGTAACAACAATACTTATAATCccccaacaccgtcacatcaccaatcacctgactaggccgaaggtctagtcctgccagattacggccgcaactaGTAaaccacaccgccagtgggggaccgcagccattcctaCCTAAGCCCTCCTCATCTATTCagagcgcaaacccatgttccttaatgtgcacatcccctcttgtggcgggttccacaaggggcgaatcaagggcgttaagccactcccgcaagcgactccactcagccgaggacgcacctcgcgaaccacagacaaacaactactaccaactacaacatcaacaattagCAATTCCAATATGATATAGACAAATGCtatcaatcaacaatcaacaaccaaTCAACCATCTCGCATTATGTAAaaaataactgagtaggaaaccctacctagaaatgCAATTACCACGATCGTCACAACAACGAATCAAAAAGGTTCCTCtgcgaaatcacctcctatcaatcacacaatcatacaattaccatttaaaccaacaatacacccaaaacccccaatctacccaattagggcttaaaccaaaataaacgaaacaatacaaaaactgtactaggatcttacccacaacgcgaTGGTCTTAACGGCATAAAGAACTCTAGATTCCGACGACACAAGcctttggatttgatagcaatgagagagatgagagcaacgtaactttgttttctcttttgtgaaacttagaataGGGCGAAAAGTGAAAAGCAACTGACGAAAAGTGTTTTTATatcattctcacgttgctatcaaaacccggcaaataacccgtaaaaactaacttactcgatcgagttagtgacttactcgatcgagtggcccctactcgatcgagtacccattagaCATAACGCTGTTTTATacgcaaaactcacttactcgacagagtaagccttactcgatagagtacccaacagcacataaaaccgtagtattacatgcccccactcgatcgagtacattcaaAGCAGAATGCACTCCAGAATCCGTAaacaacttactcgacagagtaagtcctactcgatagagtacccaatagCTCAAATATCTGAGTTATTACAATATTAGAGAAGACCGTTGCTCGTTCGCGCAAAGATTGGGCAATTAAGCTTGATGATGCATTGTGGGTATATCGCGCGGCCCTTAAAACACCTATCGGGACCTCGCCGTTTATGTTAGTTTATGGAAAGGCATGCCATCTCCCAGTTGAGCTCGAGCACCGTGCATTCTGGGTGGTAAAAAATCTCAACTACGATCTCAAGAGTGTAGGAGGAGAAGCGTTCGCTTGATTTGAATGAGTTGGATGAATTCCGACTCGATGCCTATGAGAGCTCCCgtatttacaaagaaaagacaaaaAGATTGCATGATAAGCGAATCATGAGACGATAATTTAatgaaggagatttagttcttcTTTTTAATTCTCGATTTAAACTTTTTCTAGGAAAGCTTCGTTCTCGATGGCCCGGCCCCTTTAAGGTTATTCGCGTTTTCCACTATGGATCTGTAGAAGTGGAAAGTGAAGGGCATACTTTTAAGGTGAACAGACAACGTTTGAAGCATTATGTGGTTGGCTCTCCAATTGGAGTAGAGGTAGTTCAATACCTCTCCACTCCATCTCCCGAAGCATAATTCTAAAGGCGTCGAGCTCATGACGTTAAACGAGCATTTTTCGGGTTATTACCCGATGTTGTACTAATTTTTGTAATTCATTTCTTTTCAgtttattttatttaaatttgCTTGTGTGTTAATTTATTTTATAGGAGTAGTTTAGAAAATTTGCTAAATAAAAAGATAGTTTAAATGTTTCCGTAAATTTGGACGGGCATGTGCTGAGCCCGGACGAGTGTTTATTCGAGAAGCGATTTGGGTGGAAAAGCCGAgtctaagaccatccccaagcagaaggtcgcctTAATCGGGTCACCAAAAATTTTCCTCTTAATCGcaccttattaatcttgacccactttcaccctcccaagcagaaggtcacgacctggGTCACGACCTGGGtcaccaacccaatcatttttccacttttcaacatttccaatcatttaccacattcactaccccaccaaaacctctctcttacttttacaATTATTATTTAATAACATACTACAATTAAGTTATtcttttcatttttaaaataaattctACTCAAATATGTTAAGTAAATTAATTTGATAGTgtacattaaaaaaaattattggcaataaataaaatttattgaAAGCATGAGTCAACATATAAAAAAACCgcatacataattcaaaaaaaaaacacgatcttaaaaaacattaaatactacgaaataaaaaaaatgcattctaaactaatTCGAGTTACGAAAGTTTTGCCAAATATGCTCAATGAGATCATTTTTCAGAGCGTTATGAGTGGCACGATCACGAATCTCACCATGAATTTCTATGAATCGTTCTTGAGGCGATCTTCTAAGACGATGATATTCATATGGATCATCACTAGCTGAAGTCGGATTATCTTCTTTGAACTCTGCGATTATGTTTTCATAGTTAAGATAAGTTTCTCTTTCATCTTCAACTATCATATTATGCATAATAATACAAGCCATAAGAACCTTCCCCATATTAGCTCGATCCCAAAGAAGACAAGGGCGTTTGATGAACGCAGATCGAGCTTGTAGGACGCCAAAAGCACGTTCCACATCTTTTCGACAACTCTCTTGTCGAGCTGCAAATAACTTATGCTTTTGAATTTGTGGCGCATTAATTGTTTTAACAAATGTTGCCCAACCAGGATATATACCATCAGCAAGATAATATCCCATATTATAGTTCGTACCATTAACCGAAAAATTAACAGGTGGGGAAGATTCTTCTAAAACGTCATTAAAGAGTGGAGAACGTTCAAGAACATTAATATCATTAAGCGAACCTGGTGTGCCGAAAAAGGCATGCCATATCCATAAATCGCATTTAAACGACCGCTTCCAAAATGACCGTTGGCTTTGAACTTCTCCCGGCATATTGTCCCGCCCATGCTGTGGGACAATTTTTCCACTCCCAATGCATGCAGTCAATGCTACCCAACATACCAGGAAATCCACGAGCTATATTTCTAATCTAATGGCTATAATCAATCCAACGGCTATATTTCTAATCTAATGGCTATAATCAATCCAACGGCTATATTTCTAATCTAATGGCTATAATTAATCCAATGACTATTATCAGTTCTATTGACGTAAATTTTATATCGGAAAATTTACATAAATATTTACAATTATTTACAAATACAACTACACCAACCCATTTACGATTATTTACAAATACCACCCAAGTCTTCCATGTAACAGTTGTCTTCATATAAATACAAAtacttgtaaaaaaaaaaaaaggaaaaaataaataaaaacaatgaaAAGTACACCAACCCCACGCATTCATATCATCATTCATAAAATAcaatttcttttaaaaaaaaaaaaaaaaaaaaaggaaaaacgatGATAACGATGAAAGTTGGGTTTTATTTCACCAACCCCACGCATTCATATCACCAACCCACCAACTATCTATCATTCATATCTATTATCTCTATCCAGTATTCACCCAACTATCTACCCAAAAAAAACCCCCAAAAATCTCATTCATATCATCATTCATTGTtgattttatctcataaattgttatatCATTCCTAAAGTTGGGTTTTATTTCGATTTGGGTTTTATTTCGTTTTGGGTTTGATTTCGATTGGTTTTCTGATTGGAGATTTCATCAATTCATTCATCCCGATTTCATTCATGCAGGTAAattcttgttaaatcgttttcatTCATTGATTTTATTCATTCCGCTTTGTGATTTATTTATTATCGAAATCTGATTAATCGTTGCAATTTTGTTCCGATTTATTTTCTGATTAATATTTAATTTTCGAAATCTGATTAATCCTTGCAATTTTGTTCCGATTAATAATTTATTTTCTGATTAATAATTAATTTTCGAGtttaaatattaaatattaaatattaatcAGAAAATATAAACCCGATTAATCCTTACAAAATATAAACCCGATTAATAATTTATTTTCtgattaataataatttattttcTGATTAATAATCCTTGCAACATATTAAATAAACTAAATATCAGACATATATTTGTCCATTAGCTTGTCCTTCAACTCTTGATCTTTCGGGTTTATATTTTGTTGTGAGAGCAATGTGTTCAACCAATTCATCTccatttttgttttcattttttgaaTCCtaatttgttcgatttcaaaatcAGCTGCAAGCCTTTTTTGCCGAAAATCAATTTGCTCTTTCGTAGTGAGCCTATTTCCCTCCATTATTTCTCGGTCGTCTGCACTTAACATAGAATCAGGCACGACCTCAGGTGCTTTTCCATTCCGCTTCTTTTTAGCTGCCTCCCGTCCTTCGGGTCGGTCACTTGCGTCGACATTAAGACATcaacttaaactcgtggtccggtccatagcttgctaagtgtatacgacgcggtttcattataaactgttatcggttatcggaaattaaggcatcaactaataatacgggttagttgaattattaatacatgtccgacaaaacagtattgtataattatattcaatatacatttaattaaatataaaacgcttatatttaattttacggtcttggttaattcgcctttagcccatgatatttaatccgtattaaatataatatctcaacatcacattttgactaattattagtcaaataactcgactaacctggttagtcaaatttggcatctacatgattgtattttcataccgtcacatcactcaaaacgtatcctataggtgtgacttttagggaccagttgatcaccgccatccgtatgacaataacgtcaaacttatctagcaagccaaccgttattgataaacgtggatcaagcgattatgatacaaagtataccctttgatccttttagagatttataagtccttgcactaactgttaaggacaccaacccaacaagctcccacttgtccgtacaagtgtatgtgcaatgacgttatccgcactaaccggaggacacaagctccaacaaactcccacttgtccgtacaagtgtatgtgcgataaccgattctcatattcatttaaaatttctcccactcaatgtaaaacaatttgcggatccggatccacaaaggtcgtattttacaatcgatctggatcaagagtggtttcccagactagagagtaacttaagcgataaaaacgaatccgtatccgagcatggccatgcattttgattacatctcctcgagtggccccgagaaatatcgagtacacgataaaggctgaatatttccttcaactcgaactccttccgatctaagcacagcatgaaatgacccagaaacaatatacttggccccctgttacggatgaccgtgagaaagaaaccaaagtcacccaaaatctgccttagtctcaagagacagtcgatagtcaaaagaatcgactcttaggatcaccatggaggtcctatccacgaccgggcaccgaatgttataaaacatttaggactccacgtcgttgtcacaattgtgtcctacgaaatatccgtataaatcgcctctgtgattggtggtcaactgttgacttatggctagttgaacccaccatcaaccaacgtcacaaaataattgccagagttatcagctcatgtgggcaattaaggactgaaaaatataatgttcgttcagttcactttgtggtgttcaaaatttgtcgtacaaatccacatgaaaaacaaaatatatataaaatatcaaaacgatgatgtcgtatagagtacaaaagggaatgaatctaatccataaaagagtactacaacttaggaacacgtttaattcccatggaattaacgtgcccttcatgcttatcttgtcgtaatgctttagtgagaggatctgctatgttatcatatgtagcaatcttttctatcactactgccTTTTGCTCCACaaaatcccggattagatgagctttccgttgtacatgtctagacttgttgctagacttt is a genomic window containing:
- the LOC141630142 gene encoding uncharacterized protein LOC141630142; translated protein: MPGEVQSQRSFWKRSFKCDLWIWHAFFGTPGSLNDINVLERSPLFNDVLEESSPPVNFSVNGTNYNMGYYLADGIYPGWATFVKTINAPQIQKHKLFAARQESCRKDVERAFGVLQARSAFIKRPCLLWDRANMGKVLMACIIMHNMIVEDERETYLNYENIIAEFKEDNPTSASDDPYEYHRLRRSPQERFIEIHGEIRDRATHNALKNDLIEHIWQNFRNSN